The following is a genomic window from Capnocytophaga stomatis.
TTGGGAAGCCTACTACGATTGGGCGATACGTGCGTTTAGAATTTCGGCTTCGGGAGTGGAAGACAGCACTCAAATCCACACACATATGTGCTATTCCGAGTTTAATGATATGATTCAGGCTATTGCCGATATGGACGCCGATGTCATTACCATTGAGTGTTCGCGTTCACAAATGGAACTGCTTGATGTCTTTGCCGATTTTAAATATCCGAACGAAATTGGTCCGGGAGTGTACGATATTCACTCGCCCCGTGTGCCATCGGTTGAGGAAATGAGCTTCCTGATGGAAAAAGCCATTAAAGTGATTCCGCAACGAAATCTGTGGATAAATCCCGACTGCGGACTCAAAACACGCCACTGGGAAGAGACCAAAAAAGCACTCATTGCAATGGTGGAAACTGCCAAACAATTGCGAAACAAATACGCATAATAAATGCTTTTTGTCAAATAAAGAAAAAGGTTGCCAAAAGAAAAGGCAACCTTTTTTGTTTTTTTAATTCAGAAGAAATGCTAACGACAACCACAAAAACTGACAAATTGACATTTTTAAAACATTGGTATTTTTTTTGAGAAAGCATTTCCCGTAATAATTTTTAAATCGTTTAATCTTTGAATTTTTCAAACTTTAAATCATTGGAGGTGATGTAAAAAGTATGATACCTAAAAAAGAGAGATTTCTGTCGGGCTGAGCGAAGTCGAAGCCTTATAATTACAAGGCTTCGACTTCGCTCAGCCCGACAATCAGAACCATCATCATACTTTTTATAACACAACCAAATCATTTAATTTTTTAATCGTTTAATCATTTAATAAACAATAATTTAATGAAAGGAAATATCAATGTTTCGGTGGAAAATATTTTTCCGCTTATCAAGAAGTTCTTATACAGTGACCACGAAATTTTCCTGCGGGAACTCATCTCCAATGCTACCGATGCTACACTAAAGCTCAAACACTTAACCCAAATTGGGGAAGCGAAGGTGGAATACGGCAATCCTATCATCGAAGTAAAAATCGATAAGGAAAATAAAACCTTACACATCATCGACCAAGGAATCGGGATGTCGGGCGAAGAAGTGGAAAAGTACATCAATCAAATCGCATTCTCGGGAGCAGAAGAATTTTTGGAAAAATATAAAGACACTGCCAAAGATGCAGGCGTGATTGGGCATTTCGGACTTGGTTTTTACTCCGCTTTTATGGTGGCAAACCAAGTGGAAATCATCACCAAATCGTACACCGACGCTCCTGCCGTAAAATGGACGTGCGACGGCTCGCCTCAGTACACGCTTGAACCTGCCGAAAAGTCAGAAAGAGGTACGGAAATCATCTTACACATTGCCGAGGATTCCACCGAGTTTTTGGAAGAACATCGCATCGAGGAATTGTTGCGTAAGTACAACAAATTTATGCCTATTCCTATTAAATTCGGAACCAAACAAGAGCCGCTTCCTCGTCCTGAAAATGCCGACGAAAATTACAAAACCGAATATCAAACCGTTGACAATATTGTAAATAACCCAAATCCGGCGTGGACAAAACAACCTGCCGATTTGCAAGACGAGGACTATAAAAACTTCTATCGTGAACTTTATCCGATGCAGTTTGACGACCCTTTGTTTCACATTCACCTCAATGTGGATTATCCGTTTAATTTAACGGGAATTTTGTATTTTCCAAAGCTCTCGATGGATATGCAAATTCAAAAAGACCGCATTCAGTTGTATCAAAATCAGGTTTTTGTAACGGACAATGTGGAAGGAATCGTTCCGGAATTTTTGACAATGCTTAAAGGAGTTATCGATTCGCCAGATATTCCGCTGAACGTGTCGCGTTCGTACTTACAAGCCGATGGCAACGTTAAAAAAATCGCAAATTATATTACCCGAAAGGTTTCGGACAAATTAAAATCGCTTTTCAATAACAATCGAGAAGATTTTCAATCGAAATGGAACGATATTAAGATAGTTTTGGAATACGGGATGCTTTCCGAGCCGAAATTCTACGAAAAAGCGGGCGATTTTATGCTTTATCCAACGGTAGATGA
Proteins encoded in this region:
- the htpG gene encoding molecular chaperone HtpG codes for the protein MKGNINVSVENIFPLIKKFLYSDHEIFLRELISNATDATLKLKHLTQIGEAKVEYGNPIIEVKIDKENKTLHIIDQGIGMSGEEVEKYINQIAFSGAEEFLEKYKDTAKDAGVIGHFGLGFYSAFMVANQVEIITKSYTDAPAVKWTCDGSPQYTLEPAEKSERGTEIILHIAEDSTEFLEEHRIEELLRKYNKFMPIPIKFGTKQEPLPRPENADENYKTEYQTVDNIVNNPNPAWTKQPADLQDEDYKNFYRELYPMQFDDPLFHIHLNVDYPFNLTGILYFPKLSMDMQIQKDRIQLYQNQVFVTDNVEGIVPEFLTMLKGVIDSPDIPLNVSRSYLQADGNVKKIANYITRKVSDKLKSLFNNNREDFQSKWNDIKIVLEYGMLSEPKFYEKAGDFMLYPTVDDQYYTLSELKEALKDQQTDKDGKLVVLYAQNKEVQHAAIEEAKEKGYQVLLLDSPIVSHLIQKLEHDNEKLTFARVDSAPIAKLIQKEDTAISKFSEEEKTSLKESIEKSIPSEGFVVQLEDLDSDSTPFSINQPEFMRRMKEMSATGGGGMFGMGNFPEMYHLVVNTNSPLATSILNAKNENEKQSLIKQAFDLARLSQGLLKGKELTDFIKRNFQELK